One genomic region from Ewingella sp. CoE-038-23 encodes:
- a CDS encoding replication initiation protein, with protein sequence MELNKLTVVQGNDLLEGAYSVTLDEMRLLNLALAQIDSRKPQPDTLYRLFPQDYQRIYGVNPTSSHRQLREAAESLMKKPVTIYKPDAKTGKIRTVQLSWFSRLEYVSSDDHSAVVLRFGQDVAPYLYELKESFTKLNFANIAKLDTPFSVRLYGWLIKAKNLYGRRPGKAIEVTLDLNWMREKAGLAGKYEDYRDFRQKLLEPTINRINANTDISVVWEPVKSGRTVVSIKFAYMDESTPEATKPMRPRLPRRPRAVAGSQLEGEWARRCIAIFEDYRIKLAAYDADEKSAVPDLRKLAGWYKIIGDKNKQKEVMAEVGSRSKKAAAK encoded by the coding sequence ATGGAACTCAATAAACTAACCGTTGTTCAGGGAAATGATCTTCTCGAGGGGGCGTATAGCGTAACCCTTGATGAGATGCGGTTACTCAATTTGGCTTTAGCCCAAATCGATAGCAGGAAACCACAGCCAGACACTCTTTACCGACTTTTCCCTCAGGATTATCAGCGGATCTATGGCGTGAACCCCACCAGCAGCCACAGGCAGCTGCGCGAAGCCGCTGAAAGCCTGATGAAAAAGCCGGTCACTATCTACAAACCTGATGCTAAAACCGGCAAGATCCGCACGGTTCAGCTCTCCTGGTTCTCACGACTTGAGTATGTTAGCAGCGACGATCATAGCGCCGTCGTGCTGCGTTTCGGCCAAGACGTTGCACCCTATCTCTATGAATTAAAAGAGTCTTTTACTAAACTTAATTTCGCCAACATCGCCAAGCTAGATACGCCATTCTCAGTACGGCTGTATGGCTGGTTGATCAAAGCTAAAAACCTTTACGGCCGCCGTCCCGGTAAAGCCATTGAGGTGACGCTGGATCTTAACTGGATGCGTGAGAAGGCCGGGCTGGCCGGTAAATACGAGGATTACCGCGATTTCCGCCAGAAGCTGCTGGAACCGACCATCAATCGGATCAACGCCAATACCGATATCTCAGTGGTATGGGAGCCGGTAAAAAGCGGCAGAACCGTGGTTTCAATCAAATTTGCCTACATGGACGAGTCCACGCCAGAGGCCACCAAGCCTATGCGACCACGCTTACCGCGCCGTCCTCGCGCCGTGGCAGGTTCACAGTTAGAGGGGGAGTGGGCGCGTCGCTGCATCGCTATTTTCGAAGATTATCGAATTAAATTAGCCGCTTATGATGCTGACGAGAAATCAGCAGTGCCGGATCTTCGCAAGCTGGCTGGCTGGTACAAGATCATTGGCGATAAAAACAAACAGAAAGAAGTAATGGCCGAAGTGGGTTCGCGCAGTAAAAAAGCCGCCGCTAAGTGA